From Solea senegalensis isolate Sse05_10M linkage group LG7, IFAPA_SoseM_1, whole genome shotgun sequence, a single genomic window includes:
- the LOC122772702 gene encoding probable low-specificity L-threonine aldolase 2, with the protein MKAIRRLSVMTLSSRFFLKGISQNVALYKLGHSPMSGRSSMRGYYAIKYPVLEGHAHVRVVDLRTDAVKKPGPAVLRAMGAAAGSGEVHVTELQKIAADMCGMEDALLVPTATMGNLIAVMVHCSERGDEMIVGDLSHLHMYEQGGSAQVAGVHTTTATTLPDGTFDLEQLESRIRLGYPLTYYCRTRLICLENTHNTQGGRVMPLSFLQDVRALADRYGLSVHMDGARVVNAAVAQGVPLSTILQHTHSVTISLCKVLGSPVGAILAGPRDFITRAKRCCRVLGGSMVKAGVLAAAGKVSLQHSIMMGRLEQDHRNAKIFAQAVHDCDLFTLDLASVETNIVRFYLNGCSWSPSEFCDRMGMVCEKEKAALGQPIQVPMYPFYGNSIRAVWHPMVTAEDTQLAIKKMHFVISQYMEEKPRAIKA; encoded by the exons ATGAAGGCGATCAGAAGACTGTCCGTTATGACATTATCATCGAGGTTTTTTTTGAAAGGGATTAGTCAAAATGTGGCTTTATATAAACTGGGTCATTCTCCTATGTCGGGACGGAGCTCTATGCGAGGCTACTACGCAATCAAGTATCCTGTGCTGGAAGGACATGCCCATGTGCGGGTGGTTGACCTCCGCACTGATGCGGTCAAGAAACCTGGGCCTGCAGTGCTTCGGGCCATGGGGGCGGCTGCAGGCAGTGGAGAAGTGCACGTTACTG AGCTACAGAAAATTGCAGCAGATATGTGTGGGATGGAGGATGCACTGTTGGTCCCCACAGCAACCATGGGTAACCTTATTGCAG TGATGGTGCACTGCAGTGAGAGGGGCGACGAGATGATAGTGGGCGACTTGTCCCATTTGCACATGTACGAGCAAGGCGGAAGTGCACAG GTGGCCGGCGTCCACACCACCACAGCAACCACCCTCCCTGATGGGACATTTGACTTGGAGCAGCTGGAATCAAGGATCCGCCTTGGATACCCTTTAACCTATTACTGCCGCACACGCCTAATATGTCTGGAgaacacacataacacacaggGAGGACGTGTGATGCCTCTGTCCTTCCTGCAGGAT GTTCGGGCTTTGGCAGATAGATACGGTCTATCAGTTCACATGGATGGAGCCAGGGTGGTGAATGCCGCCGTGGCCCAGGGGGTTCCTCTATCGACCatactgcagcacacacacagcgtcaCTATAAGCCTCTGCAAG GTCCTGGGTTCCCCTGTGGGGGCTATTCTTGCTGGACCCCGAGACTTCATAACACGAGCAAAGCGGTGTTGTAGAGTTCTGGGAGGGTCTATGGTAAAGGCTGGTGTATTAGCAGCAGCTGGAAAAGTGTCTTTACAGCATAGTATTATGATGGGAAGACTGGAGCAGGATCATCGCAATGCAAAAATCTTTGCTCAGG CCGTGCACGACTGTGACCTGTTCACCTTGGACTTGGCGTCCGTGGAGACAAACATTGTGCGCTTCTATCTTAACGGCTGCAGCTGGAGTCCCTCTGAGTTCTGTGATCGCATGGGTATGGTTTGTGAGAAAGAAAAGGCCGCACTGGGACAGCCGATACAGGTTCCCATGTACCCGTTTTATGGAAACTCAATACGGGCTGTGTGGCACCCTATGGTGACCGCTGAAGATACCCAGCTGGCCATCAAGAAAATGCACTTTGTTATTTCTCAGTACATGGAGGAAAAACCAAGGGCCATTAAGGCTTGA
- the LOC122772871 gene encoding katanin p80 WD40 repeat-containing subunit B1-like isoform X1, translating to MAAARTTKISWRLQEFEAHSSSVSCLALGKSSGRLLATGGEDCRVNIWAVSKANCIMSLTGHKNPVECVQFNMSEEQVVAGSQSGSIRVWDLEAAKILRTLMGHKANITSLGFHPFGDFLASSSMDTNIKLWDVRRKGYVFRYKGHTQAVRSLAFSPDGKWLASASDDCTIKLWDLTLGKTITEFRSHTAAVNIVQFHPNEYLLASGSSDGTIKLWDLEKFTMISSLEGDMSPVRCVSFSPDGSCLFSGATDSLRVFGWEPDRCFDMVSVGWGKVSDLAVCNQQLIGVSHQLSSVSSYVVDLKRVKQSGSFVIQGIVRDNEPLTEPKDPKGAALRKNYERPTTTCSSQRVKQRADTERPSPEGERRSPSEDEADEKASSAEIHNAEDFKEIFQPKNAISRTPPKMSEPFPAPPEDETILATGRQPKDMASPFPDKMQAPPMASSTPVQRVEPTVVSSLKPQLPSAGGPSSSRPPISCPPQPQPPIITAKSKPQSKIIPSTRNEPIGLNVADFLPFSPNNRRAALNNEEAVSQIKKGHDTMCVMLSSRHKNLETVRGVWVREDVKSALDTAVSMNDLSIVVDILNIINLQPSLWKLDLCMTVLPQIGKLLQSKYESYMQTGCMSLRLIMKHFWVLIFDTLKAAPSVGVDITREERHQKCKACYKQLKNLGNITKIKAAQVGRHGSTFKELQLLMAPLNEAL from the exons ATGGCTGCTGCCAGAACCACCAAGATATCATGGCGGCTGC aggAGTTCGAGGCTCACTCCAGCAGTGTCTCCTGTTTGGCTCTGGGGAAAAGCTCCGGCCGCCTGCTTGCCACAGGAGGAGAGGACTGCAGGGTCAACATCTGGGCTGTGAGCAAGGCCAACTGCATCATG AGTCTGACTGGTCACAAAAACCCAGTGGAATGTGTCCAATTCAACATGTCAGAGGAGCAGGTCGTTGCTGGTTCACAGTCTGGATCAATACGAGTCTGGGACCTGGAGGCTGCCAAGA TTTTAAGGACTTTGATGGGACATAAAGCTAACATAACTAGTCTGGGCTTCCATCCATTTGGAGATTTCCTTGCCTCCAGCTCCATGGACACAAAcattaag CTGTGGGACGTTCGGAGGAAAGGATATGTGTTCAGATATAAG GGTCACACTCAGGCGGTGAGGAGTCTGGCCTTTAGTCCAGATGGGAAGTGGTTGGCTTCAGCCAGTGACGACTGCACCATCAAG CTGTGGGATCTGACCCTGGGGAAGACGATCACAGAGTTCAGATCTCACACCGCGGCCGTCAACATCGTGCAGTTCCATCCCAACGAGTACCTGCTGGCATCAGGCAGCTCTGACGG CACCATCAAACTTTGGGATCTGGAGAAATTTACCATGATCAGCTCGTTGGAGGGAGACATGTCTCCAGTCAG GTGTGTATCTTTCAGTCCAGATGGTAGTTGTCTGTTCAGCGGAGCCACAGACTCTCTGCGTGTCTTTGGTTGGGAGCCTGACCGCTGCTTCGACATGGTGTCAGTGGGTTGGGGCAAAGTCTCGGATCTGGCAGTCTGTAACCAGCAGCTG ATCGGCGTGTCTCACCAGCTGTCCAGCGTGTCTTCATATGTTGTCGATCTGAAGAGGGTGAAACAGAGCGGCAGCTTTGTGATCCAGGGAATCGTCCGGGACAATGAGCCACTCACAGAGCCAAAGGACCCCAAAGGGGCCGCACTGCGAAAGAACTATGAAAGGCCGACAACCACCTGTAGCTCACAGAG GGTGAAGCAGAGGGCAGACACCGAGAGGCCGAGCCCTGAAGGGGAGAGACGGAGCCCCAGTGAGGACGAGGCTGACGAGAAAGCGTCGTCAGCAGAGATCCACAATGCTGAAGACTTCAAGGAAATCTTTCAGCCCAAAAACGCCATCT ctcGGACGCCTCCTAAAATGTCGGAGCCTTTCCCTGCTCCTCCAGAGGACg AAACCATCTTGGCGACTGGCCGCCAGCCAAAGGACATGGCTTCTCCATTTCCTGACAAGATGCAg GCTCCTCCAATGGCGTCTTCTACTCCAGTCCAGAGGGTGGAGCCCACAGTGGTTTCTAGTCTCAAGCCTCAGCTCCCCTCAGCAGGTGGCCCATCGTCCTCCCGACCCCCCATCTCCTGTCcccctcagcctcagcctcccATCATCACGGCAAAGTCTAAACCACAATCAAAAATCATCCCGAGTACCAGGAATGAACCCATTGGACTGAACGTGGCTGATTTCCTGCCT ttTTCACCGAACAACAGACGTGCAGCTTTGAACAATGAGGAGGCTGTGTCTCAGATCAAGAAAGGTCACGACACCATGTGCGTGATGCTGAGCAGCCGACACAAGAACCTGGAGACGGTGCGAGGCGTGTGGGTCAGAGAGGACGTGAAG AGTGCTCTGGACACTGCTGTCTCCATGAATGACCTCTCCATTGTTGTGGACATCCTCAACATCATCAACCTCCAACC GTCTCTGTGGAAACTGGACCTTTGTATGACGGTTCTCCCTCAGATCGGCAAACTGCTGCAGAGTAAATACGAGAG CTACATGCAGACCGGCTGCATGTCTCTGAGGCTCATCATGAAACATTTCTGGGTGCTGATCTTCGACACACTGAAGGCCGCACCATCTGTCGGAGTGGACATCACACGAGAGGAGCG ACACCAGAAGTGCAAAGCGTGCTACAAGCAGCTGAAGAACCTCGGTAACATCACGAAGATCAAGGCGGCACAGGTTGGTCGTCACGGCAGCACCTTCaaagagctgcagctgctcatgGCCCCGCTCAACGAGGCACTCTGA
- the LOC122772871 gene encoding katanin p80 WD40 repeat-containing subunit B1-like isoform X2, whose amino-acid sequence MCSSLRSVLRTLMGHKANITSLGFHPFGDFLASSSMDTNIKLWDVRRKGYVFRYKGHTQAVRSLAFSPDGKWLASASDDCTIKLWDLTLGKTITEFRSHTAAVNIVQFHPNEYLLASGSSDGTIKLWDLEKFTMISSLEGDMSPVRCVSFSPDGSCLFSGATDSLRVFGWEPDRCFDMVSVGWGKVSDLAVCNQQLIGVSHQLSSVSSYVVDLKRVKQSGSFVIQGIVRDNEPLTEPKDPKGAALRKNYERPTTTCSSQRVKQRADTERPSPEGERRSPSEDEADEKASSAEIHNAEDFKEIFQPKNAISRTPPKMSEPFPAPPEDETILATGRQPKDMASPFPDKMQAPPMASSTPVQRVEPTVVSSLKPQLPSAGGPSSSRPPISCPPQPQPPIITAKSKPQSKIIPSTRNEPIGLNVADFLPFSPNNRRAALNNEEAVSQIKKGHDTMCVMLSSRHKNLETVRGVWVREDVKSALDTAVSMNDLSIVVDILNIINLQPSLWKLDLCMTVLPQIGKLLQSKYESYMQTGCMSLRLIMKHFWVLIFDTLKAAPSVGVDITREERHQKCKACYKQLKNLGNITKIKAAQVGRHGSTFKELQLLMAPLNEAL is encoded by the exons ATGTGCTCATCTCTTAGGTCAG TTTTAAGGACTTTGATGGGACATAAAGCTAACATAACTAGTCTGGGCTTCCATCCATTTGGAGATTTCCTTGCCTCCAGCTCCATGGACACAAAcattaag CTGTGGGACGTTCGGAGGAAAGGATATGTGTTCAGATATAAG GGTCACACTCAGGCGGTGAGGAGTCTGGCCTTTAGTCCAGATGGGAAGTGGTTGGCTTCAGCCAGTGACGACTGCACCATCAAG CTGTGGGATCTGACCCTGGGGAAGACGATCACAGAGTTCAGATCTCACACCGCGGCCGTCAACATCGTGCAGTTCCATCCCAACGAGTACCTGCTGGCATCAGGCAGCTCTGACGG CACCATCAAACTTTGGGATCTGGAGAAATTTACCATGATCAGCTCGTTGGAGGGAGACATGTCTCCAGTCAG GTGTGTATCTTTCAGTCCAGATGGTAGTTGTCTGTTCAGCGGAGCCACAGACTCTCTGCGTGTCTTTGGTTGGGAGCCTGACCGCTGCTTCGACATGGTGTCAGTGGGTTGGGGCAAAGTCTCGGATCTGGCAGTCTGTAACCAGCAGCTG ATCGGCGTGTCTCACCAGCTGTCCAGCGTGTCTTCATATGTTGTCGATCTGAAGAGGGTGAAACAGAGCGGCAGCTTTGTGATCCAGGGAATCGTCCGGGACAATGAGCCACTCACAGAGCCAAAGGACCCCAAAGGGGCCGCACTGCGAAAGAACTATGAAAGGCCGACAACCACCTGTAGCTCACAGAG GGTGAAGCAGAGGGCAGACACCGAGAGGCCGAGCCCTGAAGGGGAGAGACGGAGCCCCAGTGAGGACGAGGCTGACGAGAAAGCGTCGTCAGCAGAGATCCACAATGCTGAAGACTTCAAGGAAATCTTTCAGCCCAAAAACGCCATCT ctcGGACGCCTCCTAAAATGTCGGAGCCTTTCCCTGCTCCTCCAGAGGACg AAACCATCTTGGCGACTGGCCGCCAGCCAAAGGACATGGCTTCTCCATTTCCTGACAAGATGCAg GCTCCTCCAATGGCGTCTTCTACTCCAGTCCAGAGGGTGGAGCCCACAGTGGTTTCTAGTCTCAAGCCTCAGCTCCCCTCAGCAGGTGGCCCATCGTCCTCCCGACCCCCCATCTCCTGTCcccctcagcctcagcctcccATCATCACGGCAAAGTCTAAACCACAATCAAAAATCATCCCGAGTACCAGGAATGAACCCATTGGACTGAACGTGGCTGATTTCCTGCCT ttTTCACCGAACAACAGACGTGCAGCTTTGAACAATGAGGAGGCTGTGTCTCAGATCAAGAAAGGTCACGACACCATGTGCGTGATGCTGAGCAGCCGACACAAGAACCTGGAGACGGTGCGAGGCGTGTGGGTCAGAGAGGACGTGAAG AGTGCTCTGGACACTGCTGTCTCCATGAATGACCTCTCCATTGTTGTGGACATCCTCAACATCATCAACCTCCAACC GTCTCTGTGGAAACTGGACCTTTGTATGACGGTTCTCCCTCAGATCGGCAAACTGCTGCAGAGTAAATACGAGAG CTACATGCAGACCGGCTGCATGTCTCTGAGGCTCATCATGAAACATTTCTGGGTGCTGATCTTCGACACACTGAAGGCCGCACCATCTGTCGGAGTGGACATCACACGAGAGGAGCG ACACCAGAAGTGCAAAGCGTGCTACAAGCAGCTGAAGAACCTCGGTAACATCACGAAGATCAAGGCGGCACAGGTTGGTCGTCACGGCAGCACCTTCaaagagctgcagctgctcatgGCCCCGCTCAACGAGGCACTCTGA